A single region of the Mus caroli chromosome 16, CAROLI_EIJ_v1.1, whole genome shotgun sequence genome encodes:
- the Gcsam gene encoding germinal center-associated signaling and motility protein isoform X2, translating into MGNCLQRTTRYFRGRSCCHIVEGCSCLPWKNRGTFKARQESPKQNEGMTSAPIQDNANETYTEELCYILVDHEAVRGRPSVNPAEGFYENVSNKAERHKESSRGTETEYSVLRFSSPPQPLPSTDDEYELLMPSRLSSHAFQQPRPLTTPYETHFSYPQ; encoded by the exons ATGGGGAACTGTTTGCAGAGGACAACCAG ATACTTCAGGGGCAGGAGTTGTTGTCACATTGTTGAAGGATGCTCCTGCCTTCCTTG GAAAAACAGAGGCACATTTAAAGCCAGACAAGAGTCTCCAAAGCAAA ATGAAGGGATGACTTCAGCTCCCATTCAG GACAATGCTAACGAGACCTACACAGAAGAGTTGTGCTACATCCTTGTTGATCACGAAGCTGTCAGGGGAAGGCCATCAGTGAACCCTGCTGAGGGGTTCTATGAGAACGTCTCTAACAAGGCTGAGAGACACAAAGAATCTTCAAGAGGAACAGAGACTGAGTATTCGGTTCTCCGTTTCTCTTCTCCCCCTCAGCCCCTACCTTCCACAGACGATGAATATGAACTTCTTATGCCCAGCAGACTCTCCTCACATGCCTTTCAACAGCCAAGGCCACTTACAACCCCCTATGAGACACACTTTTCTTATCCACAATGA
- the Gcsam gene encoding germinal center-associated signaling and motility protein isoform X1 → MGNCLQRTTRWQLDMQETPWNLRLSAKGKTCRYFRGRSCCHIVEGCSCLPWKNRGTFKARQESPKQNEGMTSAPIQDNANETYTEELCYILVDHEAVRGRPSVNPAEGFYENVSNKAERHKESSRGTETEYSVLRFSSPPQPLPSTDDEYELLMPSRLSSHAFQQPRPLTTPYETHFSYPQ, encoded by the exons ATGGGGAACTGTTTGCAGAGGACAACCAG ATGGCAGCTGGACATGCAGGAGACACCTTGGAATCTGAGACTCAGTGCCAAGGGAAAAACATGCAG ATACTTCAGGGGCAGGAGTTGTTGTCACATTGTTGAAGGATGCTCCTGCCTTCCTTG GAAAAACAGAGGCACATTTAAAGCCAGACAAGAGTCTCCAAAGCAAA ATGAAGGGATGACTTCAGCTCCCATTCAG GACAATGCTAACGAGACCTACACAGAAGAGTTGTGCTACATCCTTGTTGATCACGAAGCTGTCAGGGGAAGGCCATCAGTGAACCCTGCTGAGGGGTTCTATGAGAACGTCTCTAACAAGGCTGAGAGACACAAAGAATCTTCAAGAGGAACAGAGACTGAGTATTCGGTTCTCCGTTTCTCTTCTCCCCCTCAGCCCCTACCTTCCACAGACGATGAATATGAACTTCTTATGCCCAGCAGACTCTCCTCACATGCCTTTCAACAGCCAAGGCCACTTACAACCCCCTATGAGACACACTTTTCTTATCCACAATGA